In one Streptomyces sp. NBC_01288 genomic region, the following are encoded:
- a CDS encoding ABC transporter substrate-binding protein, which translates to MSNARATHLSRRGILAAGGALGLGAVLAACGDEDAKSGGSDKETTAAKSGPWAFKDDRGTTAKTDKIPANIVSFIGVAAALHDYGIESKGVFGPTKLKDGKADVQAGDLDISKVTVIGNEWGQFNIEKYAALSPDVLITTMFDSAGTLWYVPEESKKKILAVGAPTVGISVYDVQLPTPLQRMLELAKSLGADTTSATITAAKKRFEDAAARLRAAAKAKPDIKVLVGSASQDIFYVSGSNLSVDLEYFKALGVNFVEPSAAALKASGGWYENLSWENVDKYGADVIMMDNRTSAVQPADITEGTWKKLPAVKAGQVIARNPEPILSYAKCAPLLEDLAKAIENAKKVS; encoded by the coding sequence ATGTCCAACGCCCGTGCCACTCACCTCTCCCGCCGCGGCATCCTCGCCGCGGGCGGCGCCCTCGGCCTCGGTGCCGTGCTCGCAGCCTGCGGCGACGAAGACGCGAAAAGCGGTGGCTCGGACAAGGAGACGACGGCCGCCAAGTCCGGCCCCTGGGCCTTCAAGGACGACCGCGGCACCACCGCGAAGACCGACAAGATCCCGGCGAACATCGTCTCGTTCATCGGCGTCGCCGCCGCGCTGCACGACTACGGCATCGAGTCCAAGGGCGTCTTCGGACCGACGAAGCTGAAGGACGGCAAGGCCGACGTGCAGGCCGGCGACCTCGACATCAGCAAGGTCACCGTCATCGGCAACGAGTGGGGCCAGTTCAACATCGAGAAGTACGCGGCCCTCTCCCCCGACGTCCTCATCACCACGATGTTCGACTCGGCCGGAACGCTCTGGTACGTCCCGGAGGAGTCGAAGAAGAAGATCCTCGCCGTGGGCGCGCCGACCGTCGGTATCTCGGTGTACGACGTGCAGCTGCCGACGCCGTTGCAGCGGATGCTGGAGCTTGCCAAGTCCCTTGGTGCGGACACCACTTCCGCTACGATCACCGCGGCCAAGAAGCGGTTCGAGGACGCGGCTGCACGGCTGCGGGCCGCGGCCAAGGCCAAGCCGGACATCAAGGTTCTCGTGGGGTCCGCGAGCCAGGACATCTTCTACGTCTCCGGGTCGAACCTCTCCGTCGACCTGGAGTACTTCAAGGCGCTCGGTGTGAACTTCGTCGAACCGTCCGCTGCCGCGTTGAAGGCGAGCGGTGGGTGGTACGAGAACCTGAGCTGGGAGAACGTCGACAAGTACGGGGCGGACGTCATCATGATGGACAACCGGACGTCGGCGGTTCAGCCCGCGGACATTACCGAGGGCACGTGGAAGAAGCTCCCCGCTGTCAAGGCCGGGCAGGTCATCGCGCGTAATCCTGAGCCGATTCTGTCGTACGCCAAGTGTGCGCCGCTGCTTGAGGATCTCGCGAAGGCCATTGAGAACGCGAAGAAGGTCAGCTGA